A section of the Babesia microti strain RI chromosome I, complete genome genome encodes:
- a CDS encoding hypothetical protein (overlaps_old_locusTagID:BBM_I00210), with protein MKPLYSRTSSLLLSVLLQITHLSIAHTTTTPDSPKPTTTSGNKSKNPNISLEDKNTTNPEKSKLEWPNDKIQLYNFYPKDNKVKTRDFYPLKYISYGSSDLLEDVTHDKLFQKCVLNYSKSDKSKYSMPKLLTYAENNGTDIDTLCPHEDPLEPLFIYCISASECYCYDSNNKKIENSKRYVYINGNITEYKIPYKETKRMPTQVTDDDTTHSSTYQALLDYMCGRESVARGYTRKDKKTLIKCHKRSDIDLKNKDGICFESPYHTTRCFGLKHTNNTTKEISHVQFYKPFVFNEYKINETQRLTMSGKICKHWDKVTTYPLYIDSNNFCKKNTNEIYFWCYIDFNGTKDVCLANGYLYYNLPINTVSSIVINYNIQSDNVAVKLFPITNSGNEIISDYSASYKYYSKPKSIIYDQSRYFNFDKIYSTSTGLHEAKACHFDKKLSECSNDSKYTTSLGYIDFYGKGSFLSRPTNL; from the exons atgaagCCTCTGTACTCACGCAcatcatcattattattatctgTTCtattacaaattacacaCCTATCTATCGCACACACAACAACTACGCCAGATTCCCCCAAACCTACGACAACATCAGG AAATAAATCTAAAAACCCCAATATCTCCCTAGAAGACAAAAATACTACCAATCCTGAAAAATCTAAGTTAGAATG gCCAAACGATAAGATACAActatacaatttttaccCTAAGGATAACAAAGTTAAAACCAGGGATTTTTACCCACTTAAGTATATTTCCTATGGCTCGTCTGATCTGTTAGAAGACGTCACGCAcgataaattatttcaaaaatgtGTTTTGAATTACTCTAAATCCGATAAATCTAAATATTCGATGCCAAAACTTTTAACATATGCAGAAAATAACGGTACCGATATTGACACCTTATGTCCTCATGAGGATCCCTTGGAGcctttatttatttattgcatttcAGCAAGTGAATGCTACTGTTATGatagtaataataaaaaaatagAGAATTCAAAACGATACGTTTATATCAATGGAAATATAACTGAATATAAAATCCCATATAAAGAAACCAAAAGAATGCCGACTCAAGTAACAGACGACGATACTACAC ATTCTTCCACTTACCAAGCATTACTAGATTATATGTGTGGGCGTGAAAGTGTAGCAAGAGGTTATACGAGAAAAGACAAAAAAACACTTATTAAATGTCACAAAAGATCAGATATTGATCTAAAAAATAAAGATGGAATATGCTTCGAATCACCTTACCATACAACTAGATGTTTCGGTCTCAAACATACGAACAATACCACTAAGGAAATTTCACACGTCCAATTTTACAAACCTTTTGTATTTAACG aatataaaattaatgaaacCCAACGGTTAACGATGAGTGGAAAGATATGTAAACATTGGGATAAAGTTACTACTTATCCATTGTATATTGATTCAAATAACTTTTGCAAAAAGAATACGAAcgaaatatatttttggtgCTATATAGATTTTAATGGTACTAAAGATGTGTGCCTTGCCAATG gttatttgtattataatttaccGATTAACACCGTATCATCTatagtaataaattataatattcaaAGTGACAATGTAGCTGTAAAATTATTCCCAATTACTAACAGCGGCaatgaaataatatctGATTATTCTGCttcatataaatattattctAAGCCTAAAAGTATAATATACGACCAAAGCCgttattttaattttgataaaatatattcaaccAGTACAGGTTTACATGAAGCTAAAGCTTGccattttgataaaaaattaagtgAATGTTCTAATGATTCGAAATATACAACTTCATTAggatatattgatttttatggTAAGGGTTCTTTTTTATCTAGaccaacaaatttataa
- a CDS encoding Cystein Rich Modular Protein, CRMP (overlaps_old_locusTagID:BBM_I00210) has translation MTNVFILFLPFYLGNYVNVYGSDGKKKLSNADSLELDSSENIISVLESSIDEENSIKYLNPNELSNIDQVKLFEQKELLRTHIPNKNAKTDLLEPFVDVDYKLNYEELEFSGLNIRIPGMCNVNSDIGTFRLQEWADSKCSVNGSTFCSRCEMASTIVCKCFRIWQIKFSYKEKSCLTNDGKLTFCYGTVDFSSSDIILTNISPAILKFSSIYEFDSESSQLHEGLEGLCHGTNELVRVDQNYVAKCHKEKEIDFFMEGKCFGECKEIVPCLGLPIDPLKYSSLLIVNDWNSISKNCHIYDINYFGYFGCSTQDLNRTSNVNINKAYSATVNNTVQIGGSISKSCITLENKILYVQPGIPFDLNISPAPSALYSFKIEFHNHNCGSNAIEDIVRPFPRKDKPLIKNGRVIGIILTGFLAPLYSNKSINICGCISSKFYNPKDSIRGDYMCSKTNHYIISLGKIKIQTPYIDINNFTNVLVDKPFLWDNSFLALDGIIIAKSFYKGFDFLNEKSLIENFYNDFIYAPYSNSNKGNLQKSISFISEISKADTKVLIKFTNPGEYILFFVSDTKILIIGLYSILGFFIGKGVTYSLEVGDISRGHSIFYKSWGIPSDQNRFIISEYSYKDCSRPLFVSSDIVKSGTFPTTWIASNFNKYTSGQNYDSISTKSINEDLYKPFQFCAQSKDGTILNLGTGNFRQYIDHELDDIFHVPLNKYINDVGNDNTLLTLPDRNMVINGHLYNRNIYEEYLKNYSIDLDINLEQSPNNLSFKNNGDIFNHIDCPYSISTFTYRSWDLLTQFWFDIPRNPYSSFPYLLSFWCYPNLNTVFVFTSNSENLTPMYLKKIEFARPTHFQLFVNSSGVFALVLTSGDNAISLYKLDPKIKFIKKANCSKSLKSPSGFAMISLDTYNKIYLILDMRSNCIILLDGKLDEIDVLCNDKFPEIQQPSSVSCVQREGVIMECFIIQTFSNSLLRVQVNKETKKMSIAEYFNGGDNQNLTPLLRYPLSVIAFSYNSIVFIYLIEAGNYRLTILSLHKDKITFYGKLKLNMLPLSHFVLLSSAVWPNNYRNDYLIVLRYEVYEENNYIPHINIVSIQDTMSLPNIKYPSSESLLLGEKLTLHPKFESDIIKNSDFFARSSQITYKIRLYQTGTLKSGTNELITKISDEDFSEIAHIDKFSGKVYLDITFIKYPVLSFQVTYSGAIHEKKTLFVVKTLCPDGHYFGNGGCSLCPIGTYNKSDMSHWNRCIPCPENETTISSGSFSINQCLCKPGYHLEGDDYIQVEGRNDRGCVPCPAGTWKEIVATKGCFGSGCYPNSSSTVTGSPTDEDRKCECFPGYYYHKGAGDVRECKMAENGYYSNGGYLAKRLECPTNTTSFGIARSVKDCVCRPGYHAIYNKDGTNLSYIKLKTSILERHPELVNVQNEINVCIPCGLNKYKSAIGLSGCLDCPANSFSDSDNAVAKYECNLCKPGYYESGNPDDPCRECPENSFCVGSRPLDTSLQINSGQFVTCPANSSTMPPYYLNTLPIHCVCNEGYEPTGQLSQSGMIECVPVKQGHFKFSSGNTKGLPCPHGSITQNVGATSQFMCVCPPGFYMMDGKCTPCLMGHFCLGGRDIDGNLIPPQKCIDENSTTLNTNATNELDCVCKPGYTRINPTDKFCKQCPPNHYKSTTSNEACTPCRGHSSTGDLRGATSKEKCFCAPGYYFDKICLPCGKNDIYCPGGKLEIDGLAKTHPPVKCPDNTLITPGVDVASSYDDCKCAKGYAFKSLDVQNKTKICEKCPPGTYKSSVSDSGCTGLCPLNSTSFLGSQNSKQCYCLENFYHVSGGTCLPCPEGSICKGGLVPYAMEKGYDSDFEITSDHHTKPIAMEGYYLDKLKNTLDVSDDWKFIKCPIEGSCLGKDECLDSMEHYLCAECKFGYTNNFNKGERCTPCPATSVNIGIQFAWYLALLLFNIVIACLNVSAGFNRRSIHSVVIKIALNYCTCMSVLNVINYNEISLPIQVTNIINAWSRKFSSSKRMYLMSMDCLIRNHYNVSHADSFFYSMMAFALLPIVLIISVTILMWIILNLIKIKKHKTIKSKILLLYQAKSHGLDALASRLIHKYSNERLFLIFRYISLPGQNGFVKFLHFLDDMIPIYVTVLFSIHGTITSNMLSLLDCTYINLGKSVPGKYVLRPAMSVQCSIDPSKGYIPYLLLGLGGLLIWGLGIPLISFLVLFTNRKRLHSADIRRKYGFLHNGYERSYWFWESVVFARKCLVLVIGSIVIVPSNKLSESRIWLAQGVALTFLILNLIYQPFDKRDYFVLRRLENNSMASWIFTLLLTEIILESKLQYWYTFSFLLFSLLMNLAFLLQVLLSLFYAYCDNVNATKSFFETPFLRVIFKNLANISILRKASEAVISLRVVKREPYTIRNDTNLPKNLLKILKEHDISVKEYEDIPATTTLSSTLVVGSSFKRELSAGEREYYSHVMTEAFSFAPCHLELDLIPKDFVEFILRLCMGVYQLELETNVTKKLVDSLVEGDLNSLVHLSEFNLVQTNDTLQDSLIKAMFNEEALMYGAPLSDFYQCLSHLKWQDFSRIAGLYKLFRKKLEEFSTKKEHRRVCEERLSENSLDGLENLLSRYYTANPIVKLAELTGGLYGQELTFTDHLLKLGFKHVDHS, from the exons ATGACCAATGTATTCATATTATTTCTTCCATTTTACTTGGGTAATTATGTCAATGTATATGGGTCTGATGGTAagaaaaaattgtcaaatgcAGATTCCTTAGAATTAGATTCAtctgaaaatattatatctgTTTTAGAAAGCTCAATTGATGAGGAAAATtctataaaatatttgaatccGAATGAACTATCTAATATTGACCAAGTAAAACTGTTTGAGCAAAAAGAATTATTGCGCACGCACAttccaaataaaaatgCTAAGACCGACCTTTTAGAGCCATTTGTAGATGTAGACTATAAGTTAAATTATGAAGAACTCGAATTTAGTGgattaaatattagaatACCAGGAATGTGCAATGTGAATAGTGACATTGGAACATTCAGACTGCAAGAGTGGGCTGATTCAAAATGCTCAGTTAATGGTTCAACATTCTGTTCAAGATGTGAAATGGCTAGTACTATAGTTTGTAAATGTTTTAGAATATGgcaaattaaattttcGTATAAGGAAAAGTCATGCTTGACTAATGATGGAAAGCTGACGTTTTGTTATGGGACAGTTGATTTTTCAAGTTCggatataattttaaccaACATTAGTCCTGCAATCTTAAAATTTTCCAGTATTTACGAATTTGACTCAGAATCCTCTCAATTGCACGAAGGGTTAGAAGGTTTATGTCATGGGACAAACGAACTCGTACGTGTTGATCAGAATTATGTTGCAAAGTGCCACAAAGAGAAAGAAATAGATTTTTTTATGGAAGGAAAATGCTTTGGAGAATGTAAAGAAATAGTTCCATGTCTAGGTCTTCCAATAGATCCTCTAAAATATAGTTCACTTTTGATCGTTAATGATTGGAATTCTATTTCTAAAAACTGTC atatatatgatataaattactTCGGCTATTTTGGTTGTTCTACGCAGGATTTAAATAGGACATCGAAtgttaatataaataaagcATATTCTGCCACAGTAAACAATACCGTACAGATTGGTGGAAGTATTTCAAAATCATGTATAACACttg aaaataaaattttatatgttcAACCGGGTATACCTTTcgatttaaatatttcgCCTGCTCCTTCCGCGCTTTACTCATTTAAAATAGAATTTCACAATCATAATTGTGGCAGTAATGCAATTGAAGATATTGTTAGGCCATTCCCTCGGAAAGATAAGCCActtattaaaaatggaaGAGTTATAGGGATAATTCTCACCGGATTCCTAGCACCTTTATATTCTAATAAAAgtattaatatatgtgGATGCATTTctagtaaattttataaccCCAAAGATTCAATTAGGGGAGATTATATGTGCTCTAAAActaatcattatattatttcattgggaaaaataaaaatacaaa CCCCCTATATAGATATTAATAACTTTACTAATGTGTTGGTTGATAAACCTTTTCTTTGGGATAACTCCTTCCTTGCTCTAGACGGAATAATAATAGCAAAATCATTTTATAAAGgttttgattttttaaatgaaaAGTCTttgattgaaaatttttataatgattttatatatgcTCCATACAGTAATAGCAATAAAGGAAATTTACAGAAATCTATATCTTTTATTTCAGAAATATCTAAAGCAGATACTAAagtattgataaaatttaccaatccTGGcgaatatattttattttttgtatctGATACTAAAATTCTAATCATTGGGttatatagtatattag GATTTTTTATCGGAAAAGGAGTTACATACTCATTAGAAGTAGGAGATATATCCCGTGGGcactcaattttttataaaagCTGGGGAATTCCTAGTGATCAAAATAGATTTATAATATCAGAATATTCGTACAAAGATTGTTCACGCCCACTATTTGTAAGTAGCGATATAGTTAAGAGCGGAACATTTCCTACGACATGGATTGCTTC GAatttcaataaatataccaGTGGACAAAATTATGATAGTATTTCAACTAAAAGCATAAATGAGGATTTATACAAGccatttcaattttgtgCCCAAAGTAAAGATGGTACCATTTTGAATTTGGGGACTGGGAACTTTAGACAATACATTGATCACGAATTAgatgatatttttcatGTTCCTTTGAATAAGTATATTAATGATGTTGGAAATGATAATACATTACTAACACTACCCGATAGAAATATGGTAATAAATGGACATCTATATAATCGGAATATTTATGAggaatatttaaaaaattattcaatagATTTAGATATCAATTTGGAACAAAGcccaaataatttatcatttaaaaataatggagatatttttaatcatataGATTGTCCATATAGCATCTCTACATTTACTTATCGCTCGTGGGATTTATTGACACAATTTTGGTTTGACATACCTAGAAATCCTTATTCTTCATTTCCTTATCTGTTAAGCTTTTGGTGTTATCCTAATCTAAATACTGTGTTTGTTTTCACTAGCAATTCTGAAAACCTAACACCCATGTActtgaaaaaaattgaatttgcaAGGCCAACACATTTCCAATTGTTTGTCAACTCTTCTGGAGTATTTGCATTAGTGCTAACTTCTGGAGATAATGCTATATCTTTATATAAACTTGATcctaaaatcaaatttattaaaaaggcgaattgttcaaaatcattaaagTCGCCATCTGGATTCGCGATGATTTCATTGGATACATACAACAAGATTTATCTAATATTGGATATGAGgtcaaattgtataatattattagatgGAAAACTCGATGAAATTGACGTGCTTTGCAATGACAAATTTCCCGAAATTCAACAACCTAGTTCAGTATCATGTGTTCAACGCGAAGGTGTTATCATGGAATGTTTTATAATacaaacattttcaaaCAGTTTGTTACGCGTACAAGTAAATAAAGAGACTAAAAAAATGTCAATTGCAGAATACTTCAATGGTGGAGacaatcaaaatttgacgCCTCTATTGCGTTACCCTTTATCAGTAATTGCATTTTCCTACAACTccattgtatttatttatcttATAGAa gCTGGGAATTATAgattaacaattttatctcTACATaaagataaaattacattttatggaaaattaaaattgaatatgcTACCTTTAAGCCATTTTGTACTATTATCATCTGCTGTTTGGCCAAACAATTACAGAAATGATTATTTGATTGTATTAAGATATGAAGTCTATGAAGAAAATAACTATATTCCTCATATCAACATTGTAAGTATTCAAGATACGATGTCACTGCCAAACATAAAATATCCATCATCTGAAAGTTTACTATTAGGAGAAAAACTAACATTACATCCGAAATTTGAAagtgatataataaaaaatagcGATTTTTTTGCAAGGAGTTCacaaataacatataaaataaGGTTATATCAAACAGGCACATTGAAATCAGGGACCAATGAActtattacaaaaatatctgATGAAGATTTTTCGGAAATAGCTCATATAGACAAATTCTCAGGGAAAGTATATTTAGATATCACATTCATTAAATACCCTGTATTATCATTCCAAGTAACATATTCAGGAGCGATACACGAAAAGAAAACATTATTTGTGGTAAAGACACTATGCCCTGATGGCCACTATTTTGGAAATGGTGGATGCTCACTATGTCCAATAGGaacatataataaatcaGATATGTCACATTGGAATAGATGCATTCCATGTCCTGAAAATGAAACTACAATATCATCCGGctcattttcaataaatcaATGCTTATGCAAACCTGGTTATCATTTGGAAGGGGATGATTATATTCAGGTTGAGGGGAGAAATGATAGAGGCTGTGTCCCATGTCCAGCCGGTACATGGAAGGAGATTGTCGCGACTAAAGGTTGTTTCGGTTCAGGCTGTTATCCAAATAGCAGTTCTACTGTTACTGGTAGTCCTACTGATGAAGATCGTAAATGTGAATGTTTCCCCGGGTATTACTATCACAAAGGCGCAGGCGATGTCAGAGAATGCAAGATGGCAGAAAACGGATATTATTCAAATGGAGGCTATTTAGCTAAAAGACTTGAATGTCCAACTAACACAACATCATTTGGTATAGCTAGAAGTGTTAAAGATTGTGTATGTAGGCCTGGTTACCatgcaatatataataagGATGGAACTAATCTCtcatatattaaattgaaGACTAGCATACTAGAAAGGCATCCCGAATTGGTTAATGTGCAGAACGAGATAAATGTATGCATTCCATGTGGCcttaataaatacaaatcaGCTATAGGCCTATCTGGATGTTTGGATTGCCCAgcaaattcatttagtGATAGCGATAATGCTGTTGCTAAATACgaatgtaatttatgcaaACCAGGTTATTATGAGAGTGGCAATCCTGATGATCCCTGTCGAGAGTGTCCAGAAAATAGTTTTTGTGTTGGATCACGGCCACTAGATACATCATTACAAATCAATTCTGGGCAATTTGTAACATGCCCtgcaaattcatcaacAATGCCaccatattatttaaatacacTACCGATACACTGCGT ATGTAATGAAGGTTACGAACCTACTGGacaattatcacaatcTGGCATGATCGAATGTGTTCCTGTAAAACAGGGCCATTTCAAGTTTAGCAGTGGGAATACAAAGGGACTTCCATGCCCACATGGAAGTATAACTCAAAATGTTGGAGCCACATCTCAATTTATGTGTGTATGCCCACCAGGTTTTTATATGATGGATGGAAAATGTACACCCTGCCTTATGGGTCATTTTTGTTTGGGCGGAAGGGACATCGATGGGAATTTGATACCTCCACAAAAATGTATAGATGAGAATTCTACTACATTAAATACCAACGCTACTAATGAATTGGATTGTGTATGTAAGCCTGGATATACTAGGATCAATCCGACTgacaaattttgcaaaCAGTGTCCACCAAATCACTACAAATCCACTACATCGAATGAAGCATGTACACCTTGTAGAGGACATTCATCAACTGGAGATTTAAGAGGAGCTACATCTAAAGAAAAATGTTTTTGCGCTCCGggatattattttgataaGATTTGCCTTCCATGtggtaaaaatgatatatattgcCCCGGCGGGAAATTAGAGATAGATGGATTGGCAAAGACACATCCTCCAGTAAAATGTCCTGATAATACATTGATTACACCGGGAGTGGATGTTGCAAGTTCATACGATGATT GCAAATGCGCTAAGGGTTATGCATTTAAGAGTTTAGACGTACAAAATAAGACTAAAATATGCGAAAAGTGTCCACCTGGAACATATAAAAGTTCTGTATCAGATTCTGGATGCACTGGTCTATGCCCATTAAATTCAACTAGTTTTCTAGGCTCGCAAAACTCTAAGCAATGTTATTGTTTAGAAAACTTTTATCACGTTAGTGGCGGTACATGTCTACCATGCCCAGAAGGATCAATATGTAAAGGAGGTTTAGTTCCTTATGCTATGGAAAAGGGTTATGATTCTGACTTTGAAATAACGAGCGATCATCATACAAAACCTATTGCAATGGAaggttattatttagacaaGCTCAAGAATACTCTTGATGTTTCTGATGATTGGAAGTTTATTAAATGCCCAATTGAAGGATCATGTTTGGGAAAAGATGAATGCCTAGATTCAATGGAACATTATCTATGTGCAGAATGCAAATTTGGTTAtactaacaattttaataaagGAGAAAGATGCACGCCATGCCCAGCTACGTCAGTTAACATTGGTATACAATTTGCATGGTATCTTGCATTACTTTTATTCAACATTGTAATCGCATGTTTAAATGTATCGGCTGGATTTAATAGAAGGTCGATACACTCAGttgttattaaaattgcattaaattattgcacTTGTATGTCAGTATTGaatgttataaattataacgAGATATCATTGCCTATCCaagttacaaatattatcaacGCATGGTCCAGAAAGTTTTCTTCATCTAAAAGAATGTATTTGATGTCGATGGATTGTCTAATTAGGAATCACTACAATGTTTCCCATGCAGATTCATTTTTCTACTCAATGATGGCATTTGCTCTTCTACCTAtagttttaataatatcggtaacaatattaatgtgGATCATATTGAAtcttattaaaataaagaAGCATAAAACCATTAAGTCTAAAATCTTACTTCTATATCAAGCCAAATCTCACGGGTTAGATGCACTGGCATCGAGGCTGATCCACAAATATTCTAACGAAAGATTGTTTCTAATATTTCGATACATTTCATTGCCTGGACAAAATGGTTTTGTTAAATTCTTACACTTTCTAGATGACATGATCCCAATATATGTGACAGTGCTCTTTTCAATTCATGGTACCATAACATCTAATATGTTGAGTTTATTGGATTGCACGTATATAAATCTTGGAAAATCAGTCCCTGGAAAATATGTTTTACGCCCAGCTATGAGTGTACAATGTTCAATAGACCCATCTAAAGGATATATTCCATATTTGCTATTGGGCCTTGGCGGCCTATTGATTTGGGGGCTAGGAATACCATTAATATCATTCCTAGTGTTATTTACCAATAGGAAGAGGTTACACAGTGCAGATATCCGACGAAAATATGGATTTTTACACAATGGATACGAGAGATCATATTGGTTTTGGGAGTCTGTGGTCTTTGCACGCAAATGCTTAGTATTGGTAATTGGAAGCATAGTAATTGTACCATCTAATAAACTAAGTGAATCTAGAATATGGTTGGCACAAGGTGTAGCATTAACCTTTCTAATATTAAATCTAATCTATCAACCATTTGATAAAag GGATTATTTTGTGCTTCGTCGCCTAGAAAATAATTCTATGGCTTCTTGGATATTTACTTTACTTTTAACTGAA ataatattggaatctaaattacaatattgGTACACATTTTCTTTCTTATTATTTTCCCTTTTAATGAATCTAGCCTTTTTATTACAagttttattatcattattttaTGCATATTGCGACAATGTAAATGCTACTAAATCTTTTTTTGAAACGCCATTTTTACGGGTTATTTTTAAGAACCTTGCgaatatatcaatactACGCAAGGCATCCGAAGCAGTTATATCTTTAAGAGTAGTTAAACGAGAGCCTTACACCATAAGAAACGATACTAACCTTCCAaagaatttgttaaaaatattgaaagAGCATGACATCTCAGTGAAGGAATACGAAGACATTCCAGCAACCACCACACTCTCATCAACTTTAGTAGTCGGTTCTTCCTTTAAACGTGAGTTAAGTGCAGGAGAAAGGGAATATTATTCTCATGTAATGACTGAAGCCTTTTCATTTGCTCCATGCCATTTAGAGTTAGATTTAATTCCAAAAGATTTCGTCGAATTCATATTAAGGTTGTGTATGGGTGTATATCAATTGGAGTTAGAAACTAATGTGACCAAAAAGTTAGTTGATTCATTAGTAGAAGGCGATTTGAATTCTCTTGTGCACCTATCGGAATTCAATTTAGTTC AAACAAATGATACGTTGCAGGATAGTTTAATAAAAGCAATGTTCAACGAAGAAGCTCTAATGTATGGAGCTCCATTGAGTGACTTTTACCAATGCCTTTCTCATTTAAAATGGCAAGATTTTAGTAGAATAGCGggattatataaattatttagaaaaaaATTAGAAGAATTTAGCACAAAAAAAGAGCATAGAAGGGTGTGTGAAGAGAGATTAAGCGAAAATAGTTTAGATGGCTtagaaaatttattatcaaggTACTATACTGCCAACCCTATAGTAAAGTTAGCTGAGCTGACGGGCGGGTTGTATGGGCAAGAATTAACCTTTACTGATCACTTGCTCAAGCTTGGGTTTAAGCATGTAGATCAcagttaa